The following are from one region of the Nicotiana tomentosiformis chromosome 7, ASM39032v3, whole genome shotgun sequence genome:
- the LOC104111685 gene encoding uncharacterized protein: protein MAGNEERPVIEAASPNLALMTQAIVKPDITGHFELKQYMTDEVLGHTFVDGLDEASKMNLDSACGGSCMARPYSEIQILLNNFTANDNNWQGDGEPQRVLKQKAAGLIELDEFSVMRADIASLANQMNKMTMHQAQQMQHVQQMSTCCELCSEGHTSDICPMNPESIYYVGQQARGPMNQNAQYGNTCNPNWRNHPNFSWAGNQNIRPQANYNGPPHPPQQADESLTDMMKKLLIENQQLRTEFRNLERQFGQMANNHNTRPVGALPSDIEPNPKAQVNAVTLINGRELEEVPQKQKYTSSPEGELVPKPVEDNKKENKGSDPEIVTRPLPLFPQRLQKQKDDAMYKKFLDILSQVRVNLPLVEILQEVHKYARYLRDIVANKRRHTKFETIALTEECSARVQSKLPPKLKDPGCFTILLSLGKQEVGRVLCDLGASINLMPSSLFKQLGFGVLRPTTITLQLADRSLVMPEGIIEDVLVRVGKFILPADFIILDYEADEEVPIILGRPFLATGGALIDVREGKLKMRVGDEEITFNVYKTLKLHKHYEDLCMITAVELKGIEQSPYANYSDSDETSELEEVVLQAECVRMIEKIARDERGDLLRACKKARLNGRKKKRKHPA from the exons atggcaggtaatgaagagcgtccggtgatagaagcTGCAAGTCCCAATCTGGCTCTCATGACTCAGgcgattgtgaagcctgatatcacgggtcactttgaactcaaacagtataTG ACAGATGAGGTGTTGGGTCACACTTTCGTTGATGGGTTggacgaggcatcaaagatgaatcttgactcagcatgtgggggtagttgcatggcaagaccatATAGTGAGATCCAGATCCTGCTAAACAATTTTACTGCTAATgataataattggcaaggagatggggaaccACAAAGAGTACTTAAACAAAAGGCAGCAGGTTTGATCGAGCTTGATGAATTCTCAGTAATGAGGGCAGATATAGCGAGCTTAGCGAATCagatgaataaaatgacaatgcaccaagcacaacagatgcaacatgtgCAACAGATGTCTACTTGCTGCGAGTTATGTAGTGAAGGTCACACAAGTGACATATGTCCCATGAATCCTGAATCCATCTACTACGTGGGGCAACAAGCTAGAGGGCCGATGAATCAaaatgctcaatatggtaacacaTGTAATccgaactggaggaatcatcctaacttctcttgGGCTGGAAATCAGAATATCAGGCCTCAGGCGAATTACAATGGTCCACCTCATCCCCCACAACAAGCAGATGAGAGTTTAACTGACATGATGAAAAAGCTCTTGATAGAGAATCAACAATTGCGCACAGAGTTCAgaaatctagagaggcagtttggGCAAATGGCTAACAATCATAATACTAGACCTGTTGGAGCTCTCCCGAGTGATATTGAGCCTAATCCTAAGGCTCAAGTCAATGCGGTTACCTTGATAAATGGAAGAGAATTAGAAGAAGTTCCACAGAAACAGAAGTATACATCTAGTCCTGAAGGAGAATTAGTTCCTAAGCCAGTTGAGGAtaataagaaagaaaacaaagGATCAGATCCAGAAATTGTGACGAGGCCACTGCCTTTGTTTCCACAAAGACTGCAAAAGCAAAAAGATGATGCTATGTACAAGAAATTCTTAGATATTTTGAGCCAAGTGCGTGTGAATTTGCCTTTGGTGGAAATTTTGCAGGAAGTGCACAAGTATGCAAGGTATCTCAGAGATATTGTGGCAAACAAGCGAAGACATACAAAGTTTGAAACAATTGCACTTACTGAAGAGTGCAGTGCTAGAGTTCAGAGTAAACTTCCTCCTAAGTTGAAGGACCCTGGGTGTTTCACAATTCTTCTGTCTCTTGGAAAACAAGAAGTTGGTAGAGTCCTGTGTGATTTAGGGGctagtataaatttgatgccatCTTCTTTGTTCAAGCAACTCGGATTCGGGGTGCTTAGACCTACTACAATCACTTTACAGTTAGCAGATAGGTCACTAGTTATGCCAGAAGGAATTATTGAGGATGTGTTAGTTCGAGTGGGAAAGTTTATTCTTCCTGCTGATTTTATTATTCTTGATTACGAGGCAGATGAGGAAGTACCCATTATTTTGGGGAGACCATTCTTAGCTACTGGTGGAGCGCTTATTGATGTTAGGGAAGGAAAGTTGAAGATGAGAGTTGGTGATGAGGAAATTACTTTTAATGTGTACAAGACACTTAAGCTCCATAAGCATTATGAGGACTTGTGCATGATTACTGCGGTAGAACTGAAGGGGATAGAGCAAAGTCCTTATGCAAATTATAGTGATTCGGATGAGACAAGTGAGTTGGAGGAGGTGGTGTTGCAAGCTGAGTGTGTAAGGATGATTGAGAAAATAGCCAGAGATGAAAGAGGAGATCTTCTGAGAGCATGTAAAAAGGCTAGACTTAAtgggagaaagaagaagagaaagcaCCCAGCCTGA